The Carassius auratus strain Wakin chromosome 30, ASM336829v1, whole genome shotgun sequence region TTAGCTTTAATTCCCTTTTAATGTGAATTATCTGAATGAACTTTAACATGTCCTGTGTTTCTTTCTCAGTACATCAGTGCTGGCTCTCTGTCTGTTGCGGCAAAGAATAAACCTAATCTGTGTGTGGTATGTACACAATAAGATGAAATCTGAGAGTGAGAGTAATTATTTACATTACTCAAGTAATTGTTGTGCAATTCAGACCACCGCAACAATTGAGCACCAGTCCATACATCGTAATCTGTTAGCAGTAAATCTCTCATTGCACCTGTAGAAAGATGGTAAAATATTCTGTACAATATTTGTATCGGGTGTGAAACTGACCTTGCTTTGGATCCTTCAGAAGACAggatccatatatatatatatatatatatatatatatatatatatatatatatatatatatatatatatatatatatatatatatatatatatatatatatatatatatatatatatatatataccaacacacacacacacacacaaacagaatatTTTGATCACAAtatattacaacttttttttgctCAACAAGATGTTCATTATTTTACCACTAACTGATCAGCATGTCTCACTCTTTATTACTTTacagagtttaagatattatGCAAGTGTGTGCCATCACAATTCCTatcaataaaaagcttttttccaCTGTAGTTAAAAGCCTCTCTTGGAATGAATGTGATCAGTGCCATAACTGCAGGGATATCCTTTATTCTTATAAGTGTGTGCATAGGAATCACTACATGGAGTCTTACAAATGACTACTATGACTATAAGGTActaaatatacattatttgttttaattgtggttttatttatataaaagttcACCCAAACTTTGTGATCATTTACCCAGAGTATATGTCATTAATCTTTGAAAATCTTAATATAAACCCCAGGTCGTTCCTTACATGAAGCTATTGGGTGATttgaaaagattttaaatatagtACACAAGTTGTATGTACAGTCTTAGCTTGTGCTTTCTTGTGTTTTGGAAGCTTGAAAGCATGTCTTCATTTATTGTAATTGTGTTAATACagtctttaaaataatttctttagaagaaaaaaaaaatcataaaatgacgAGGGCAAATAAATGACAGAAGATTTGTATACTTTTATATCTGGATTTTTGAGACACACCCTTATAATCAGAATAAACTCAATATATGCTGGGATGTTATTTGTGGAACTGCTTTCAAATATGGGCATGTTGAATGTGTGTTTATAGAGGTTTGGTCTTGGGATCCTTGGAATACTGCTGGTGTTCTCCGTCCTTCAGTTGATCATCTCCATCTCCTGTGTTATTAACCATATGTTGACATTATTGTTTAAAGCAAaacatgattgcactgatatGCACTGAAAGATGAGTCTTTCAAATAAAGGCGAAAAATCCTCAATCCTACAATGTTTGTCTGTCATTATTTCTGTGACATACAAGCTATGTCACCAtttaatacatttgcataataCCTGCCTGCTGGCTACTGCTTGCCCTCAAACAAAGGTTATAATGGTGCGTTTCATTTGTGGACATATATTACTgttaattatgttttgattgaaaAATTAAGAggcaaattatattttctataaaatattttaagtaaaccaTTGGGTTtttaaagaaactcatacaattCGCACATGCTTTTCAGTCGCACATTTGAAGAAAACTGATATTTGAATGCAGTTTTTTGTTTGAATGTTATTGCCCCCACACCCAGCTATTGAACACACTGGATTATATAGAAGTGATTAGGAATGGGTAGTAAACTTCAATGTTTAAGACGAATTAAAAGCTGCTACTTGTGATTTCCCTTCACTGAATGATGTGGAAGGCATTTGCTAGATGTGCGTGTGATATCCATGCACATGTTtgctgtttgtgtgcatgtgtgtgtgtgtgtgctgtgtgtgtgagtgcaagaGTGAAACCTTCGAAAGTGTGGGTTCTCGTTACAAAGCTAAGTGGCACCAGTGTCAGATGCAATGCAGTAATGCAAAGGTGAACGAAGGAGGCAACACTtgaaatataatgaaacatttagcCACTAACATAACCCACAAGCATCAAGCAATGCATTCAAAACAATGTCAATTCAGTGGTGGAGTTACACTCACGAGACAGAGATACTGCACTTATTTGCAATCACAAAAGTATCCTATTTGCATTATTTGCGTGTGCTTTAAGGCGTTGCATTTATTCGTTTATTCGCGTGCTGTTCTATTCTAACGCGCTCAAACTGCCCCTGATTGTGCTAatactgacaaaaacacacaaggtaTACATATAACACAGTTTattatgtctaaagtgaaagtaaaaagttaAGAGAGAAATGGGTGCATGGCGTgcatctcttaaagggacagtactaaACATTATgttgtcattaaagggatagttcaccccaaagttttaattctgtcattatttacttagtcaagttgttccaaaaatgtattaatttttgtttaatcttgtgctgaacacaaaagaagatattttaaagaatgtgcaGTAACCAAACAATTGCAGGTTCCCAGTCCCCtttgacagaagaaaaaaaaaattgaaaatcactggggaccagcaactgtttaattaactacattcttcaaaataacttatgtTGAGAAATctcttatttaacaaaatattaataggaacaaaaatgcttaattttatgATTTGACAATATTCAAATTTAATAAGTGCATGGGATATAGCAAAATAACATGCatcctcttacacacacacacaaaaaaagaaaatgtatctaAAGAACCAAGTAATGCTTTTGTTATGAATATAAAAacttagcctatatatatataacacactcTTTCATAGTCATTTTTATGTTGAGTCATCATGGCAAATGAGTTATGTACAGGACACCAAAAGG contains the following coding sequences:
- the LOC113050029 gene encoding membrane-spanning 4-domains subfamily A member 8; the encoded protein is MIGVMDFLLGIVMIANILTISSISGITIWGSLIYISAGSLSVAAKNKPNLCVLKASLGMNVISAITAGISFILISVCIGITTWSLTNDYYDYKRFGLGILGILLVFSVLQLIISISCVINHMLTLLFKAKHDCTDMH